ggtaaaggaaggacgtaaaaaaccactcgcccgatcggtcgagtatacagcgaggtccactcgtcctattcagactttaactcgccaatgctagcgggcgagtggaattttacacccctgcggaagtgttaacattaattgataaagcgttaccggtattgagcctgcatactgtcaaaaaaggcgccaattattaaattatcgtaattaagcgaccagctgattaccgagcatgtgaaaagtgtcctgcaagatttcttcatgcaaactttaaattagaccattgtttaatGATCGTACCCTAATTTCAAcatgaaaatccacaaatttaaatgaatttggaaagcaaaaataagtttagaatgtccgttcacgatctaattacacccgatgacatatgcaatttttccaaaattcactaaaaaactgactttcaatgcaatttttaatgaaaagtagcatcattatttgaggaactatctctggtttacctgaGTGGACCAAGTTAACTgggcaaaaacaacatttcagacgacattccgaaagtgtaccagtatccggatagtacgttttggatacatttttacagtgtgttttagcacttttctgctaacaaaaaaaaaatattgaaaaaaaaaaacctcatcaaattaaaatgaattttgataaatattaatttacaatatgagattatatgacctgaaacagaaattgttattatgctgtaacatgttcttggttttaGTTGCTATTAATTACGTAGTATTACTATATAAGAAAATACAGTCAATTGTATCGACGTGTTGTggcaggactcttgtattttgaaaaaggacccttcaaaatttggacccaagggtcctgggactcttgggttttcaggtctattGGAACCCctgatgtttaggtcaacttttctcctaaactatcaaagctactgcttaaaaacttgcaacacttgttcaccatcaatagcagactctgtacagcaagaaacataactccatcctgctttttgcaagaattatggccccttttggacttggaaaatatcagatttcttggttaagttttatgtttaggtcaagttttctccttaacggtcaaagctattgctttaaaacttggagcagttattcgccattaaaagctgactctgtaccacaagtaccataactctgcattgctttttgcaagaattatggccctttttggacttaaaaaaatcatggtaggacattatacagagacaaaaaaaaaatcagatgagcgtctgcacccgtaAGGCGGTGCACTTGTTTTATTGAATGGCTGCATAATCTCTCTAAAGAAACTTGGGAAATATTCCTTTCTTGTATAtaaataagtaatattaaaataaataaaatacatgtagcagaaaaaaTGCAGTTAGCTGCTGTCCCTTTTGcacaaaaaacctgaaaaatgtctTATGTGTCATaatctaggacatgactttaaccccctataaatctttatcactaaATTTTATGGTCAAAAGCACAATTGATTTGTCAGTCAAACACATACAAGTGTCCAAAAACCtaattttcatcttgtaatcaaaactaacaaaaaaagtGGTGGTTGTTGCTACTCCTAGTTCAATAATATTAAACTTGCACAAAgtgccttttaatatttggacgtttaACATGTCCCGGTGTCAAGTTTAATCAAATGACAGCCGTTTACATAGCAAATATTTCAACCttgttttattgaagtgtaatgtaggaaaagtCCCAAACACatgatatattggtttaccgtaattAAAACTGCGCTACCAATCACTTCCCCGACGCATTACACAGACTCGATGAAATATTATGCACAATGCAACACtacaaaatatacagaatcaattatacatgcttagacgaaaacaaatacgtttaaCCTACGGCACTAGTAAAAAAAATCTGCGGTCATTATTTGACGTAAGGGTACCACCGAATGCATACTGACTGACCTTTGAAACTGCTTTGATATGAATGTGTAACTATATGaaagaacttttaattaaattactaCAAATAAATGATGGTAACACATATCGGCTATATATACTAACTACATAGAGAACACGTACCATAACGGGCCGAATTATTTATAAAATCCAACCATGAGAATATTTTTCGTCTAAATTcattctttattataaagaatatttGACAGTTATGTGTTTTGATGCGAAAGTGAATGAatgtaaatttcaattttgaagcGTGGAGAGAGATCTGCGGTGCTTTCAATAAGACAAtgtgttcaatggatgtgtaaaataggtttctttgtcAGTTGTTGGTATTTAGCTTTTGCCTGTTAGTCACTTCCATCATGAACTTGTAAAACACAGGGGGTTTTGTTCAGGGTTTCACTCTTTAAAGACCATAGTAATTCCGCTTGACTTGGTAAAAaatcagggcttttcatccttatataacagaggccgaTATTAGGCCACTTCCCAATTGAAAATAAGGtcattttttcccaactgtggcagaggaacttcccaaaatgtaaaaaaaaaaagaaaagaatttttttttttttgaaattatatttcacAAACAGGAAGCAGAGAGCTCATTTATGATAAGGAATCCACACCATTGTGTCCTTTGTTACATACCTCTTTTGCAGAAGGGAGAAAGGCCCCGTTTCAATAAAATGCCCTTTTCTCAAAATGAGCAATTATCATGTatgaatttcccaatttgaaaggccagggtctcttcccaatttcctgatgaaaagccctgaaaatatgcattaaaggcCTAGTGAATGTTTGTCATAcgtacctcaaaaagtattttacttaaGTGTTGTTATGAAACTATATAAGAATGTTATTTGTTATGTGAAGTTGTTCAATATtattctttctgtttcttttattttgtgtttttagctcatctgattttttggaaaaaaattgatGAGTTATTGTGACATCACTTGGTCTGCGTcgacgttgcctggttaagttttatgtttaggtcagcttttctcctaaactatcaaagttattgttttaaaacttgcaacacttattcaacatcaatagctgactagctgactctgtacatcaagaaacgtaactccattctgctttttgcaagaattatggccccttttggaaatatcagatttcttggttattaataagttttatgtttaggactttaggtcaacttttctccttagcggtcaaagctattgctttaaaacttggagtagttattcgccattaaaagctgactctgcacagcaagtaccataactctacactgctttttgcaagaatcatggctccttttggacttagaaaatatgggtaggacaatatttctattatacagagacaaaaaaaatcagatgagcgtctgcacccacaaGCGGTGCATTTGTTTGATGATGTTTGCAGTATCCATACCCCCACCTCCATGACTCACACTCTCAACCCAAGATAACCTTATAGTGACAGGAAGTGAGGTCATCAGTGTTAATGGACACACATCTATTTAATGGATTGTGTGATTTGAATCATTTGGTCCAGGACCAAAAATCCTCAAAATGTTTTtaggatatatatatatcagagtGAAATTTATTCCAAGAATTAGAAAGTATTCACACATTAGTTATTACAGATTTATACTCTCTTACTTCAGTCACTGACCATGATGCAACCTCTAACCATGGCTTTCTGATTTGTTTCTTATTCAGGTAGATGCTGTCTGTATAGTGTATGATAATGCAGGTGTGTAATATAAGCCTGGCAGTGTCGGCTGGGTATTACATTCTCCTAGGACTGTGGTGGCATGTACAGATCACTAAGAAGTACTGGAGCAGCAAACATAAGAAAACAGAGTTCACATCATCTGTAACCTTCCAGTGCTGTGCAAGGTATAATTAATGCTCTTGTGATATTATCATGTTTTATGTATGTACGCATGATGCGTTAAGTATATTTATAGTCGGCACCAGTAACGCATGTGGGTGACACCTTCAGAAGAATTTTTAACGTGGATTTCAAAGTTGAAAAGCTGGTTCTTAGATCAATGATGTTGATTTGGGTGGGTGATGTCCTAAGTTTCTATAGTCTTTGTTACCACTAGAGTCAAGATCACTGTTAGGTCAAGATCAGTGCTACtaaagtttgaaaatgtttaaaaaaaaaaccacctaGTTTATCGGTAATTGCCACgtcttttgtttataatttatatgGGTAGTGAAAGATACAAAATTACAGAAGTTGCCCTGATTGTGTCAGGTGTAAAGCACTAATACACAGGACCCTTGTccaaaatttaacctttagccagctgtctgcaagtggttctgcctatgcgaccagtgcagaccaagatcagcctgcacatccatcataggtcaggtgagtgatacaagGTCTtaagggccctcttgttttatgcgTGACACCTGACAGCGTTCACTTTAGTCTGATCTTCAGAGGATAACCCTGATATATTATTAGcttcttaacctttaacctgctgcccgcaagtgattctgcctttgcggccagtgcagaccacattctgtgcaggctgatcttggtctgcactgttcgcaattcagtcagtaaattttcagtgaacactcctttgaataataaatggtattgcccaaattgattgatggactagtccatttttgaaattttaacaagGTAAAGGTTAATCATTCAAGACAAGTTTTGAATGCTTTCATTACAGAAGAATATTtcttactttattttgaaaaatatttaacttaacttttttgtttcagatgTAGAAGTGTCCCAGTAGAAGGCTTATTTAAGTTCCTCTCGAGCGTCAGTATTTGTGTCATCAGTGTTTATCAAATTAATAGTGCTCAGAACAGCTCGGAGAAGAATGAAGCCATAGGCCAGCTCACAGTGTTCAGTTTGTTTGCTCTGTCTTCAGTCTGTGATATCATATCAGATTGTTGTCAACGCATCATTTTCCCAGGCCTCGACTATCTGGTCCTAGTCATTTGCTTCAACGTTCAGTCAGTGGTGCTCTCCTATCATTCAGTCGCATCATATTCTTGGATGTCAGTCGCCGATACTTGTGCAATGTATGCTGCAACATTTGCCGCAGTAGCGTTACTTTTAGAGTTTAAATATTCTCATTATATCTGGTTCCCGTTGATTCGTTCATTCTGTACAGTGGTGCTAGGAACCTGGTTTGCTCACATGTGCGTTGTTCTGTTGAAACAGAGTGTACAATCAGAGGACTCGATCCCGACTTCTACAGAGAATAGCACTATCACCATAGCGCAAGGTGTTCATTCGTCTAACTTTACTTTTGATGGGCAGAAAGTTGAAAATTTATCGTTAGTGCCAATGTATTTTTCTTGGCACTGTCTGTTTAACATGAATCTCCTGACAATTTTGTGGGTAGTGGTATATAAACTGGCCAGTAAGAATTGCTGTGTGTGTATGCCGGACGAGGAACGAATAAATCATTTTGAGAATCGTGTACATTTTGATTACCACATGATCACACGTATGACAGATTCTGACTATGAGGAATGATTGATGAGCATGTATGATCATACTGTAGTAAGATTTCAATTAAGGAATGATTTACGAACACAAATGATCATCCGAATTAAGATTTGATTTACTAGCATGTATGATCATGCAGAAAGAAGATTTCAATTAAGGATGTATAATAATAGTTAAAGGAGCTTTTAATTAAGGAATGATTTACAAGCATTTACCCTGAattcccgaaaataagccggtctccaaaataagccaccatttcactacatgCAAAAAGGACTCATAAAtaagccgcactcaaaaataagccttccagtttttagctcatctgattttttgaaaaaaaattatgagttattgtcatcacttgagcggttgtcggcgtcggcgttgcctggttaagttttatgtttaggtcagcttttctcctaaactatcaaagctattgctttgaaacttggaatacttgttcaccatcataagctgaccctgtatagcaagaaacataactccatcttgctttttgcaagatttatggccccttttgtacttagaaaatatcagatttcttggttaagttttatgttaaggtcaacttttctcctaaactatcaaagctattgctttgaaacttggaatacttgttcaccatcataagcagaccctgtacatcaagaaccataactccatcttgctttttgcaagaattattgccccttttggacttagaaagtcagttttcttggttaagttttatgtttaggtcagcttttatcctaaactatcaaagttgttgctttaaaacttgcaacacttgttcaccatcataagctgaccctgtacagcaagaaacataactcaatcctgctttttgcaagatttatggccccttttggacttagaaaatatcagatttctaggttaagttttatgtttaggtcaactttttctcttaaactatcaaagctattgctttgaaacttgcaacacttgttcaccatcataagctgaccctgtatagcaagcaacataactccatcctgctttttgcaataattattgccccttttggacttagaaaatcattttcttggttgagtattatgtttaagtcgacttttctcataaactatcaaagctattgctttaaaacttgcaacagtttttcaccatcataagtggacactgtacatcaagaaacataattctatcctgctttttgcaagaatgatggccctttttagacttagaaaatcgtggttaggacaatatttctattacacaaaaaaaatcagatgagcgtcagcacccgcaaggcggtgctcttgttttatcagtaatagtatcaatgactttgttaggACATCATATATAATAGCAAAAGTTACCAACGtgtacatagcagatttatttctacatgtaatagcaataaaacatactttggaataaaagcactaattttttaaaaccctggacaaaattaaaaccttaaaaacaaaaaaatacctgtctcaaacacttcttgtcaTGTCAGTTCTACTAATTAACATGACAggtctttataacacaatgcagtgtttatcacgtattgtgtaagttattctTACCCGTTGGTCGATTAAATCAAAGGTGTattttgtttgttaggccagacaaaactatttaatgggtaattatctgttagcatcggggtattttcattaagaaattgtaacaaattgtaacaaaactggtACGTCAGAAGTATAAGTAATACCGACGTCAGTGTTTTTACTACAAAGCAAAATATATGATATCCATATCTTCAGTATATTGGTACTCGAAACTACGCTGCTTTTTAAACTCttactgaatatatgtactcaaaagtttgccggactcaaaaataagtcgGTCTGGATAATCatgataataagccaccaaatccttactaaaatttaaaataagccgtggcttattttcgggatttcagggtattatGATCATACTGAAGTAAGATTTCAATTAAGGAATGATTTACTGGTACAAGCATGTATAATCATACTGAAAGGTTGTTTCAATTAAGGAATGATTTACCAGCATGTATAATCGTACTAAACTCAGATTTCAATTAAGGAATGATTTAAGAGCAGTTTAACATCTTTGTCATTTTGATGTAAGATACATTAGATGTATTTAGTGTGTGGAAAGTCAAAGACCTTCACACGTACTTTTGCAtttctttgttttctgttaaagaaatttgctttgttttcatttatttattaaattttgtcatagaGGGACATTATTTACTAATAAGATTATTTTGTACATTACCCACAATTGTTGGAACAGCGCATCTCATTGGCATTATCATGTTGTATATTTTCATCGAAGGAAAGAGGATATGACTGTATATATTGCATGTTAAATAGtaaattctaacacttttaagattttcttttatacaaaccaagaaggattttaccgtgtattgtcttgtcgataaGAACACGTtttgcaaaatgacctacttttggctgtTTACTCCCTCAtatttaaaactgcattttatttCTGATTAGTATCTCTTCCTAGTGTAATTTGAATGTGTTAGAatgaaaatagattttagttttgcttgctttgttggcaaataaaacaagttttttcATTCAGATGCatcgtaattaatcactcaggcctttgtgattagattactatgcatctgaactcaaaaccgtgttttatttgccaacaaagcacgcaaaacaaaaatctatttcCTAAAGAACATACTAGTAGCATGCCATTGTGAGTTTTATTCACACAGTATGTATTGAGaatatattttcagcatttttcagattatttttatgaacaaatatttttttaatttacacatTGATGAAATGTTATgcttaaaatatgatatttgataCTCATTTTTCTGTAACTAAATTCACTTAGAAATACACATGTTTCTTTGAGtagaacataattattattatagaaATCTGTAGAAGCGAAAAAATGgttgtttgttttaaacttacCATTCACAGATTAAGAATGAGGAAATGTTTTGGGTCAGTGAATTTTTTTTGGTAATATACGTTTTACTATAAAAACTATAATAAGTTGCTTTAGCTAAAGACAAACAGCATTGTGTTGCAACATGGACAAGTGTATATTTTCTaatagcatacatgtatatattttttagctcacctgaactttgttcagaaTGAGCCATTTGTATAAGTGGATTATCTGGCATACGTTGATTTGCATCAGTATTTgagccatgtcatgagaaaaccaacatagtggctttgcgaccatcatggatccagaccagcctgtgcatccgcgcagtctggtcaggatccatgatggtcgctaacagtttctctaattgcaataggctctgaaagcgaacagcatggatcctgaccagactgcgcaggctggtggtctggatccatgatggtcgcaaacccactatgttggttttctcatggcacagctcatttgtACATAAACATCCTGTcttctgaaactgctggtcagaattacaccaaacttgatcAGTAGCATCCTTACATGGACCTCTATTCAAATGGGTCAGCTTGTCCCCTTATAAAGGCTTAAGGGTCTaggagagctaaaaatagaaaaaaagcatGTTAACAATTTCTTCTTTTGTACCAGTCTGCCAGACAATAGGTCTTCACCAAagttggtttgtagcatcattgtatggTTGTATCTCAGttttgttcagattattccgCTTGGCCCATTTcaggggctgccagagctgaaaatagaagaACCTGAAATAACTTCTTATGAGCCACTGAAtggatctttattaaacttggtctgtagctttTTTGAAAGGTCTTCTTTCAGATCTGTTGATTTCAGAAATggttaaacttttaaatgacttgaTGGACAGTTGATGAATTCacaaaatttggtctgtagcttccttataatagtaataatttaaGGTTTCGCTTGGCCCATTTAAGGAGCCaccaaagttttaaaaagaaaaaccttgaaacaacttcttcacatgatcCACAtgattgatcttcaccaaacttggtctgtagcattttcTTCATGGACTGTTCTCACATTTATTCAAATGGTCCCACTTGGCAGCTTGTAGGCACTGCCACAGTAAAAAATAGAAGAACCCTTAAAGAACTTAATGAACAGCTTTATGtttattcaccaaacttggtccgAAGCTAAGTCTCAAGGTCATTGTCCTCCTCAGGTGAGCGAGTAATGCCCATTCTTTGCCTCttgtttaatgtatatattttctacaGATTATTTATTCAAATGTGCCAACTGTGTTAAATACTGTGCTCAGCTTTAACTTGCCATGACTGTTATAGATTtctatgtaaattttaaaaatatatagactACAAAAGCAAGAGTATTAATTTCTTATGGCTGAGTGCAAAATTATGGTAACTGTATATAGacaaagaacaagatacaatagtctTGCGCTCAGCCCTCGGAACTTTGCCTGTATGTTAAATGTTATGGTCTCAGATTCTAAATATATATCAACAATGTTGATCCAAAACCCCATAACAAAAATTTGggacaaatttatttatttttatttttttggtaaaCTATATCTTCAAGATTTCCCACACATTTCTGTCTAGTCATACATCTCAGTAGCCAGTCTTGTTATTTCAGTAAAACCATTTGAAGAAGTCAGAAACACCGTACCTGTTTCTTTTATAGGATATCTCACTTGTTTAAAAGGGTGCACTAACAGGGTTTTGACATGGCGTTTGCAGTTGCTGGTTTTAAGTGTCCTAAAAAGCCACCATATTGTTGTAAGCCATAGTGCTTTATCATATTAAATACCATTGACTAACAGTGAATAGGAACCAAAACTTTCAATGTTGGCAGAAGAAGACTTGCATACAATTaagtaaggtaaaaaaaaatcttgtaagtGCTTTAAAGGCATATCTCAGAAGTTAATGCTGTTACGATCTGTTGGATATAAAATATGATTTCAAACTAGTTAAAGATCTTTGTTGCAAAGGACTTTCCCTTGTTTTAACAgactaaatacatttttattctttcctgAAAAGCTGCCATTTTACAGTTGCAGGGTTTTGGATCGACATTGTTGATATAATATTCTTAAGGCCTTACTTATTGTTTTAGAATTAGATAATAGAGACAACAGGTGTTgcaggcctactttgcgatgcgtGTCTCTTTAGCTGTGTTTGGGGTgatctgtgcttccggaaaatcttaccctaacattttatttttatgtcagttGTCAGTAAGCTTAGTTAATTAGTTTAAGATATCTACTAAGTGGAAGTCAATGTAGCCCCATTATTTTGAAGTAAGAATGTGTAATAACAGTCGAAAAAACATTGTTCTAAAATTTTGTCAATGCCAGTTTAAGATTGCTCAATTTGTTTTACAGTAGGCTCTTTGTAACTCAACTGTAATGCTTGCAGAATCCTCATCAGACTAGGTCTTGGCATCCTTGGAAGATCCTCTGTCAAGATTGTTAAGATGTTGGCACTTGATCCATTTTTAGGACAGCTggagccaaaatagaaaaacctttatcATGAAATGCTTGATGTATCTTCACCAAATTGGGTCAGTAGCAAATTTTGTGGACCTCTTTCAAATGTATTCAGATGGTtccacttgaccccttttaggtgCCACTaaggctgaaaatagaaaaaaatctttaaacagctTCTCACAACTACTTGATGTATCTTTACCaaatttgatatgtagcattccTTCTAATATTGATATCTTACACATTGATTTAAATAGTTGAGTTTGACCCCTTTCAGAGGCCACTGACAGATGTAAAatctgttaacctttagcctgctggtggcaagtgattctgcttttgcgaccagtgcagaccaagatcagcctgcatggccacgcaggctgattatggtcggtactgtttgctattcagtcagtaaattttcagtgaatacgcctttgaataataagtggtactgcccaaattgaatgatggactagtacattttagaaatttagcagggtaaaggtttaataATCAGTAGGCTAGGAAGAGGTCAGCCTTCCGCTACATTGATTTACAGCTTAAGGATTTTACGCTGATAGGGGACTTACAAGTTTACATTTCCATCATtctataagaatatatttctgtACATGAAACATCATTtagaattttataaattttaaattttaaacattttttactcTGTTGCTTTCATGCTCTATGTCTTGTTTCTTGTATGGACATACACTAAACACTTTTTTGTTCCCTTTTACATGTATGATGCAGTATGTCATGATATTTATTCAAGGTTTAAATTAATGTAAACAGAGGGGCATTTTGCATTCtgtctttaatatttatttttttactcgAGTAGAAATTGAAGTCGAGCATGTGCAAGTGATTATTTTGTCTACCCTACGGCATTTTTaattgatgtaaaaatattttcatcatttattgatTACTTTGTATAAATGATAAGACGAGATTTGGAAGAGTTATAGAAGTGGTTACATGTATACTTGCATGTTAGTTTTAGGTTTAATGGTTTTTTTATGTTGCAAGATTTAA
The genomic region above belongs to Mercenaria mercenaria strain notata chromosome 12, MADL_Memer_1, whole genome shotgun sequence and contains:
- the LOC123534874 gene encoding uncharacterized protein LOC123534874, yielding MIMQVCNISLAVSAGYYILLGLWWHVQITKKYWSSKHKKTEFTSSVTFQCCARCRSVPVEGLFKFLSSVSICVISVYQINSAQNSSEKNEAIGQLTVFSLFALSSVCDIISDCCQRIIFPGLDYLVLVICFNVQSVVLSYHSVASYSWMSVADTCAMYAATFAAVALLLEFKYSHYIWFPLIRSFCTVVLGTWFAHMCVVLLKQSVQSEDSIPTSTENSTITIAQGVHSSNFTFDGQKVENLSLVPMYFSWHCLFNMNLLTILWVVVYKLASKNCCVCMPDEERINHFENRVHFDYHMITRMTDSDYEE